A section of the Deltaproteobacteria bacterium genome encodes:
- a CDS encoding HlyD family efflux transporter periplasmic adaptor subunit: MPRKLIPLVVVLLAGAAAGIIYLRHEGAAVRFTGFVEGEERVMRSEVSGRVLEVKYGEGASVAAREVIAVVDDRDMQARIRSKREELAVLDAELRAQAERVQLVESTWQREVSVRQAERRQAESAAELAARTLAREETLVRSGLSTAQSLDDHRARRDQADSALQRARELLARSEAEVHSVALARHELATLEQKRQLLLAQLAELEVTQSKYVIRAPDVPTVLQTQFVWPGELAQPGTAVAALLDPADKYVQIYVPVAEVGRLQIGQRVSLEVDSRPGERVPGEVSFIADKANFTPEKIETRSDRMGQVYRVKIRILEGVERLQPGTEGNVYLDS; this comes from the coding sequence ATGCCGCGCAAGCTAATTCCACTTGTGGTTGTGCTGCTTGCCGGCGCCGCGGCGGGGATCATCTACCTGCGACACGAGGGCGCCGCCGTGCGTTTCACCGGTTTCGTCGAAGGCGAAGAGCGCGTCATGCGCAGTGAAGTCAGCGGCCGGGTGCTGGAGGTCAAGTACGGCGAGGGCGCCAGTGTCGCTGCGCGCGAAGTCATCGCCGTGGTCGACGACCGTGACATGCAGGCGCGTATCCGCTCCAAGCGGGAGGAATTGGCGGTGCTCGATGCCGAACTGCGGGCGCAGGCCGAGCGCGTGCAGTTGGTCGAGAGCACCTGGCAGCGCGAGGTGAGCGTCCGCCAGGCCGAGCGCCGGCAGGCGGAATCGGCCGCCGAGCTGGCGGCACGCACGCTGGCACGCGAGGAGACGCTGGTGCGGAGCGGACTGAGCACGGCCCAGTCGCTGGACGATCATCGGGCGCGGCGCGATCAGGCCGACAGCGCGCTGCAACGCGCCCGCGAGCTGCTCGCTCGCAGCGAGGCCGAAGTTCATAGCGTGGCGCTGGCGCGCCACGAGCTTGCGACCCTCGAGCAGAAGCGCCAGTTGTTGCTGGCCCAACTCGCCGAGCTCGAGGTTACCCAGTCCAAGTACGTCATCCGCGCGCCCGACGTGCCCACGGTGCTGCAGACGCAATTCGTCTGGCCGGGCGAGCTGGCGCAACCGGGTACGGCCGTCGCCGCCTTGCTCGACCCCGCCGACAAGTACGTGCAGATCTACGTGCCGGTGGCCGAGGTCGGCCGCCTGCAGATCGGCCAGCGCGTGTCACTCGAAGTGGACAGCCGCCCGGGCGAGCGCGTGCCCGGCGAGGTCAGCTTCATCGCCGACAAGGCCAACTTCACCCCCGAAAAGATCGAGACGCGCAGTGACCGCATGGGGCAGGTCTACCGCGTCAAGATTCGCATCCTCGAAGGTGTCGAGCGCTTGCAGCCGGGAACCGAAGGCAACGTCTACCTCGACTCATGA
- a CDS encoding ABC transporter ATP-binding protein, protein MDAAVIELRGLSKRFGTRPALRGVDLSLTGGQIAGIAGPDGAGKTTLLRALAGLLEIEAVQARVLGHDLRGDVTALKAELGYVPQAFSLHQDLSVIENLRFTARLHRLARSEFAARADELLARTGLAPFAGRAAGALSGGMKQKLAVANALLPRPPLLLLDEPTAGVDVVARREIWALLAQERARALVLVSTSYLDEAEACDRLVYLDNGRVVATGTPRELEQRVGLELYRAWGDDGRAVARAARRLPYVAGARASGRAARIEVSRQDTPGAAQVIRDLGALPAVSVHFAEAIPIDMESTLLALARGGAAHS, encoded by the coding sequence ATGGACGCAGCGGTGATCGAGCTACGGGGCTTGTCGAAGCGTTTCGGAACGCGCCCCGCCCTTCGCGGGGTCGATCTTAGCCTGACGGGCGGACAGATCGCCGGCATTGCCGGGCCCGACGGCGCCGGCAAGACCACGCTGCTGCGCGCGCTCGCCGGCCTGCTAGAGATCGAAGCGGTGCAAGCACGCGTGCTCGGTCACGATCTGCGCGGCGACGTTACCGCGCTCAAGGCCGAGCTCGGATACGTGCCGCAAGCCTTCAGCCTGCACCAGGATCTGTCGGTGATCGAGAACCTGCGCTTCACCGCCCGGCTGCACCGGCTGGCGCGGTCCGAGTTCGCCGCCCGGGCCGACGAACTGCTGGCGCGCACCGGCTTGGCGCCCTTCGCCGGCCGCGCCGCCGGTGCGCTTTCCGGCGGGATGAAGCAGAAGCTGGCGGTTGCCAACGCTTTGCTGCCGCGGCCTCCGTTGCTCCTGCTCGACGAGCCCACCGCCGGCGTCGATGTCGTCGCCCGCCGTGAAATCTGGGCCTTGCTGGCACAGGAGCGGGCCCGGGCCCTGGTGCTGGTCAGCACCAGTTACCTCGACGAAGCCGAGGCCTGCGATCGCCTGGTGTATCTCGACAACGGGCGGGTGGTGGCAACCGGAACTCCGCGAGAGCTGGAGCAGCGGGTGGGGCTCGAACTCTATCGCGCTTGGGGCGACGACGGGCGGGCGGTGGCCCGCGCCGCCCGCCGGCTGCCCTATGTTGCGGGCGCGCGCGCCAGCGGCCGCGCCGCTCGCATCGAGGTCAGCCGCCAAGACACGCCCGGCGCCGCTCAGGTGATTCGCGACCTCGGGGCGTTGCCCGCAGTCAGCGTGCATTTCGCCGAGGCTATTCCAATCGACATGGAATCCACCTTGCTGGCGCTGGCGCGCGGCGGTGCCGCCCACTCATGA
- a CDS encoding ABC transporter ATP-binding protein — protein sequence MTPPIITARALTKCFGDFTAVDRLALEVAPGSIFAFLGANGSGKSTTIRMLIGLLRPSAGAIEVDGIDVIRQPRRVRDHIGYMGQKVSLYRGLSLRENVEFYAGLYGLSAVALERAWGGLRERFSLGEAEPELTEDLPAGVRQRAGLALATLHQPRVLFLDEPTAGVDVHNRGLFWELIQEEADAGVTVFVTTHFLEETDYCDWACFIDAGRVIANAEPEALRRRFSNGYQVEVVCGAEQRARVAQELGAAGAVVTPGAGGVQASVATLDSAFLRRLDRLAAECPGVQTRIEQPAMTEVFRRVLAEVGVER from the coding sequence ATGACGCCGCCCATCATCACCGCCCGCGCGCTCACTAAATGTTTCGGCGACTTCACCGCGGTGGATCGCCTCGCGCTCGAAGTGGCGCCGGGTTCGATCTTTGCCTTTCTCGGCGCCAACGGCTCGGGTAAGAGCACGACCATCCGGATGTTGATCGGCCTGCTGCGCCCGAGCGCCGGCGCCATCGAGGTCGACGGCATCGATGTCATTCGCCAGCCCCGCCGGGTGCGTGACCACATCGGCTACATGGGCCAGAAGGTCAGTCTTTATCGCGGGCTGTCGCTGCGCGAGAACGTCGAGTTCTACGCCGGGCTTTACGGGCTCTCGGCGGTGGCGCTCGAACGCGCCTGGGGCGGGTTGCGCGAGCGCTTTTCACTGGGCGAGGCGGAGCCCGAGTTGACGGAGGACTTGCCTGCCGGCGTCCGCCAGCGCGCCGGGCTCGCTCTGGCCACGCTGCACCAGCCGCGGGTGTTGTTCCTCGATGAGCCCACCGCCGGCGTCGATGTGCACAATCGCGGGTTGTTCTGGGAGCTGATTCAAGAAGAGGCCGATGCCGGGGTGACGGTGTTCGTCACCACGCATTTCCTCGAAGAGACCGACTACTGCGACTGGGCCTGCTTCATTGATGCCGGGCGCGTCATTGCCAACGCCGAGCCGGAAGCTTTGCGGCGCCGGTTCTCGAACGGGTATCAGGTCGAAGTGGTCTGCGGCGCCGAACAGCGCGCGCGGGTGGCGCAGGAGCTGGGCGCGGCCGGGGCCGTGGTTACGCCCGGCGCCGGTGGCGTGCAGGCGAGTGTCGCCACGCTCGACAGTGCTTTTCTGCGCCGGCTGGATCGGCTCGCGGCCGAGTGTCCGGGGGTGCAGACGCGCATCGAGCAGCCGGCGATGACGGAGGTCTTCCGTCGCGTGTTGGCCGAGGTCGGGGTGGAGCGATGA